A region of the Yarrowia lipolytica chromosome 1C, complete sequence genome:
TTCGAGCAGATCACCGTTACCATTGAACGAGGGACGGTGGCTCCAGCTTACACCACCACTATTTCAGGACACGATGCTGACTCACAGTTCTTCACGAACGATAGTAACGTTGAGAATGGGAAGGATACTGCTACTTCAGCGTTGACGACCGCTGTTACAGAACATGAAGCAGGTGCACAGCTGTTGGAAGAATTTTATGGCAAGTTTTACGAAAACGTGACTGCTACTCCGGTTGTTACCACATCGGAGATAGAGTCCAGGAATGGTTCCGAATCTCTGAGGGAATCACATGGTATCATCATTGCGCAAGTCACCGTGTCCCCTGTCACTTCCTTGGTGGTTTCATCAGCTGAGGGCTCAGCCTCCGCTGAGGAGAAAGAGATTTTAACTAGTCTGTCTAACCCCAACGTTTCTATCTCCATCAGTGATGGTTTATCACCATCTACTTCCAGCAAAGCGGATGATTCACCAAGTGTCActtccacctcttctgTCTCGTCTTTTTCAACCTCGGTGTCTTCACCAGGCCGTTCAGCTGTAGATACTACCCAGTCCAACAATAGTTCAATCTCCGCTGATGATATTACGACCTCTGGAATTACTTCTAGTTTCAGGACTTCCTTTTCCACTATTAATGTCTCTTCGGCATCAGGTGACatttcctcttcttctgtgtcGTCTTACACAACTTCAGTGTCTTCCTCAAGTGAGAATGCCACCTCAGCTGCAAAAACACTAACGTCCTGCGGCAGTTCTGTTTCGCTTCCCGTGAGCTCCATTATATCAGTTATAACTTCATCGTCTCCATCCATCCTTTCTGCTGGGAACTCCACCGATGGCATTGTTACATCACAAACGACACCACTTGACAATGTCCCATTCCAAAATGCTTCGTTTGCATCAAATGAAGGACCTGACTCTTCAACTGATGGTTCTTCTATCTCAATTGACAATGTTACAGCTACTCTCTCCACAGCTGCTGTTACTTCACGAATATCTACTGCCCTCTCCACGGTTGCAGTTACCTCACAAGCCTCCACTGCTGTCAGCAGCtctgtttcttctgctcAAGTCTCTTCCAGTGGAGTCATTTACAACGGTGGGGGTGTTTCTGATGCGCAGTCGGACCATATTGATAGATCCAGCCGTTTTGGAGAATCGCATGGTGTTCACGGAGATAAGTTAGAAGGGTGGAAGGACTTCAGTGACGTTTCCAATCACGTCACTGGTCCCTTTGGCTATGCCGATGGCATTACCGAACTCTCTGACGGTTCAGGTACTGCCGGCTATGGGGGTACGTCTGGTTCTGCCGGTGGAAATTCTGACAGTCATTCAAATGATGGCTCTGATCAGCCCTCTTCCGGTGCTACTTACAACTTCGATCCAAACAGcgcctcttcctcttcagTCGgcgctcttctggctctcaCCTTTCTGGTGATGCTTGTTTAGACCTGTTCCTACCGTCGATACTACTAACACCAATATTTAACGAAATTTAATGAATGTGACGATGAATTGTGATTATGTCCACCAGTGGCTGTaactgtatatactgtactaacACATATcacttgtgcttgtgccCGTATTGTACCTACTGTATCTTCTGACTAGCCCACGTTTTCTTCTACAGATCACTGCGAGTCattactgtagatactgAGATACTATTTACAGTAGGGTCAAACGAGCCACTTCACTGCGTGGAAGGCGTTCTGACGAAAACTACTTGACTTATTTGTGAGTTACTAATGAAACAAGTCCCCAACTACTGAATAATCGACCAAACCGGGCCTCGAACTTGTGTTCAAAGCTTcagcatgtacagtacgttATTTGGACATACTGCACCAACTAGATTTCCACTTTTTGCTTCTTTAACGCCAAATTCCAATTCCAGAACAAACCGTAATGGTCGATATGGACCAGCGATTGTAGAATAAGAAAATGTAGATTCAGGAGAATCACAGATTAGGAGAGATTGCCAACCTCTTCGCATCCGTTTTGTCCCTGCGTTTGCTCTCAATTGTGCAGTAATTTGCCTGTGGAAGATTCCCGCTACCCCGCACAAATGCTGCGCTGACATGTGCATCCCCCTATTTTCGGCTTGCAGGCCTTTGCCCCATGTCTGCACTGTAGCTTATAACCCCTGATAATGAGGCCATGCCTGTATGCTTGTagagctacttgtaggttaCGGGGGCGCGCGATTTGCAACCAAATCTTCCACTTCACCGACTCACCATGTGCGAAACATGCCACCACACACAAGTGGACTCGAGGTTGTTGCCTCCACAGCGGTGTCTCCTATGCCAAAAGTTGATCGACGGCTGCCAGTACAGACGCCATCTGATTGTATGCAACCAGAAGCTGCGACAGATAGAAAACGAGGTGATCAAGAGCAGGCCACCAAGAGACGAAGGACTTCCACCTAGACAGATGATTGATGTGGAGTACGGGCAAGCCATTTAGAGCTGTTTGGGGGCATCCGAATCCTCAACCGGTTCGCAATGACCAACCCCGGCGCCGTGGCCGTGTGCAACGCGGAGATCCAGCCCTTGATCGCGAGGGTCTTAGACACAGCTTTTCATTTCGATGTAGAGACTGGGTCTCTAGTATTTCATAATCATATACATTTAATTAATTGGGTATTTATAAAGTCATGGGTGTATTTGAGAGATAGTCTAGTTGTATTGAATTGTACTTACAGatacattttttttcttctgcATATTAGTTTAACTTGAGAAATATAACACAACAAATTTAATTAACGTGTAAGTATCTAGAACAAAATAATTAAGGGTAATGGTCAGGGCCCGGTCCAAAGTAGCCCACGTCGGGAAGAGGGGGAGGCGGAACTCCATTGTAGTCCAAACCCTCGGCAATCACGTTGTTGCCCCACCACGAAATGCTGTAGTCGTTGTACTGGACAGCAAAGAAAATGATGATACCACTGAGCGCGATACCAGTGTCCATGGCTGCCGAGAACACATAGGCATACTTTCTCCACCAAGCCAAGAACCGGTTCTTGATGTATCCGTTGAACAACAGCGCCACATACAAGCCTCCTGTGAAGTAGCTGAGGTTTGTGGGCGCCCAACCGGCAATGAAGGCATTGACAACGAGAATTGGGTTGACTGACAGCAACATTCGCTGGATCTTTTGGATCTTTCGAGTCTTGATGGGATACTTCTTCATGAGCAGGTTGGGGATGAGTATCTGTGCTGCCCAGAAGCACATGGCGAGTCCAGCTCCAAGCAGAAACATCCACTTGAGAGCAGGATATTGGTGGTCGAAGATTCGCTTGGGTCCAATGACACCCCAGATGACGGACgcggagaagaaggtggtttCTCCGGGACAAGTGAACTTTAGCTTGTTATGGGGGTCACAGATGTCCTTTACATCGTGCATCTGGAACTGGAGGACTCCCAGACACACCAGACCGTTTACCAGAGTGGCCCACAGTTGGCAACTGAAAATGCTTCGGGGAGGCAAGTGGGCGTAGTGGGTCAGCTTCTGGTCACTGGCGTAGTTCTGAGCCTGGCCAGCAATCTGGACAGTCAGAGCTTTGGCGGTATTGAGGGCCTGGAACTTGCCAGGAAGAGCGTATCCTACAATGAGCTCAGCCAGCACGTTGAGGGTAAGAGACACACCGGTCAGAGATGCAAAGATGGTGAAGGggaagaggaagatgacAACAAGACCCAGACAGAGGACAATGACCCACACAGGAGTGTCTGTCGGCCAGTGCTCAACCAGAGCGATAGACAGACCGAACATGATGAGAAGAATACAATAGAACCACCAGTCGGGAACTTCCTTGTGCTTTCGCTGGATTCGAGAGAAGGGATCCTCAAGTCCCTCAAAGTTGGATCGGTGAATATATCTCAGAGACTTCCAGGTGTCTTTCAGAGCCACACCCATCGTCTCGTAGTGGCACAGAATCGAGTAGACAAAAGACATGGGATACATGGCGAAGAAAGCGCCGTAGGTGACCAGGTTGGCGGCTGAGTAGTACGGAGGGGAGTATTTTCTGTATTTTTCGTCGTCAAACACAAAGTTGGTGAGAATCTTCTTGACGTCAAAAGGGTTACCTGTGTTGTCGTACAACTCGTTGGTGTTAATCGGGATCCATCGGGtgtagttgttgttggtgtagtaGATGGCCATGATGACCAGTCCAGAGACAAACACACCACCGACAaagttgatggaggtgtagaGGGGCATGAGAATGGGAGAGATTCCTCCGGTGATCATGTTCCAGTCGAACGTGGGGATGGGGTTGTATCCCATACCTCCAAAGGAACCAGTGACAATTGCAAGATCAGCGTTATTGGGGGCAATCCAGGTCATCCAGTTCCAAGTAGAAAAGGCCTGCCACAGGTAGTTGGGGACCCAGAAGTAAAGAAAAGAGCCTATGAACAcaatgaagaagaaggtgtaTCGACTCAAAGTCCATCCATTGATGGACTCTCTTCGGTTCGGGGCGAGAAGAGCTTTGTTGACTGCCAGTGTAGGGAGAATAGTGGGCCACATGGACATGATGGGGTAAACGGCGACTCTTCGGAGCAGACCAGCTAATCCAAAGCCCATGAACTGAGTAACCAACATTAGCAGGAAAGAGTATCCGAAACCTCCAGCCCAGGATTGGTTGTAGAACATGGGCATGTATTGGACGAAAATGTTACTTGTGACGTAGGGGGTACCAGCAGCACAGTTGACCATGATGGTGCACAGCAGCTGTTCTTTCTGCGACCATCGTCCAGGGTTGAGGGTGTATCTGTTTCCTCGAAAAGTCAACCCCCAGTCTGGCAGACAGTATTGCAACAGTCTACCGGAGGGAtagagcagcagctggacgACGGAGGCACTCAGAGAAATACCGGGAAGTCGAGGCTCGAAGAACTGGTTGACAAAGGCCGACACCGCGACCCAGATGGTACCTAGCAGGATAACTCGCCAGGTCATCACTGTGGTGTTATCTTCATCGATGGGGTCAGTTACGGCTCTTACCTCGGGATAAGGAGACCACCAATTGAAGAGAGTGGCCCAGTACTTGAGAAGCATGGCTCGTTCAACGGGATCATTGTATGGGGATTCCAAGTCATCTTTCTCATCAGAATAGTTGGTGCCATTCAGAGCGTCCAATAGATCAGCCAGCTGATCCTTGTAGGCGTCCTTGAAGTTGGGGTCGACCCTATGACTGTGAAGAGCCTTTGTGCAAATCTCCACCGCTTCGCTCTCGGTCATCTCAGAAAACTTCTCAGCCATGAAGGCAACCTCAGGAGGATAGGTACCGTCGATATCGTTAGGTGGGATACCAAGTTGACGAGCAATCCAGTCCATAATGTGAGGTTGGACCTCGCAAACGTCGTGAACCTCGCCAACGGCGGTATCCTTCTCGTCAGTCACAACAGGTTTTTCTTTCTCAAAAGACATGGTCGATAAAATGCTTGCACGTGTGGGACGACATTGTCAGCCCTTCAGTGTATATATACGGACATTCCACCGTGTAACTTCACGCGCCCGTATCTCGCAAACACATCCTATAGTAATGCGCCAGCGGAAAGTCTATGATTGTTACGATTCAAGACCCCAACTTTCCCAAAAACTTTCGGAGCCTTGTGAGATAAGCCACAGGTTATCAGGCCTTATCGTTGAGCTGGAGAGAGTCGATATTGGGGCCCCCCGGAGCCGGGGTAAGTCTGAGTCATTTTATGAGTAAATTGCCGTTTTTCAGACCATGTTTGTATCAAAAATTATCAATCTCATGCGTGCCAAGACTCCGAGGAGCGCCAAGCCATCGCCAAGCTGGTATCGAAACCTACAGTGTTGTAGAAGTTTGTTTCGGGTCAAAGACAAAGGTGTTATCAGCTGGAAAGTTCCACTAAAACTGATGCCCCGAGCCGTTCACGATTAACATGGTCCGCGTGGAAATGTCCCGCAGAAGACGACTGTATTAATTGTCAAGTTGCGGAAGGACTCTGTCAGGTATCGATAATCAGATGAAAAGCTGATGGCTGAATTATTAGTTGAATCGGTAGAGATCTGTAATGTAATCTCTCAATCACGGTATCGGAACTTCCCTTCCTATCAATCAACTT
Encoded here:
- a CDS encoding uncharacterized protein (Compare to YALI0C20801g, no similarity), whose product is MTNPGAVAVCNAEIQPLIARVLDTAFHFDVETGSLVFHNHIHLINWVFIKSWVYLRDSLVVLNCTYRYIFFLLHISLT
- a CDS encoding uncharacterized protein (Compare to YALI0C20823g, similar to uniprot|Q8WZL3 Yarrowia lipolytica Opt1 protein); translated protein: MSFEKEKPVVTDEKDTAVGEVHDVCEVQPHIMDWIARQLGIPPNDIDGTYPPEVAFMAEKFSEMTESEAVEICTKALHSHRVDPNFKDAYKDQLADLLDALNGTNYSDEKDDLESPYNDPVERAMLLKYWATLFNWWSPYPEVRAVTDPIDEDNTTVMTWRVILLGTIWVAVSAFVNQFFEPRLPGISLSASVVQLLLYPSGRLLQYCLPDWGLTFRGNRYTLNPGRWSQKEQLLCTIMVNCAAGTPYVTSNIFVQYMPMFYNQSWAGGFGYSFLLMLVTQFMGFGLAGLLRRVAVYPIMSMWPTILPTLAVNKALLAPNRRESINGWTLSRYTFFFIVFIGSFLYFWVPNYLWQAFSTWNWMTWIAPNNADLAIVTGSFGGMGYNPIPTFDWNMITGGISPILMPLYTSINFVGGVFVSGLVIMAIYYTNNNYTRWIPINTNELYDNTGNPFDVKKILTNFVFDDEKYRKYSPPYYSAANLVTYGAFFAMYPMSFVYSILCHYETMGVALKDTWKSLRYIHRSNFEGLEDPFSRIQRKHKEVPDWWFYCILLIMFGLSIALVEHWPTDTPVWVIVLCLGLVVIFLFPFTIFASLTGVSLTLNVLAELIVGYALPGKFQALNTAKALTVQIAGQAQNYASDQKLTHYAHLPPRSIFSCQLWATLVNGLVCLGVLQFQMHDVKDICDPHNKLKFTCPGETTFFSASVIWGVIGPKRIFDHQYPALKWMFLLGAGLAMCFWAAQILIPNLLMKKYPIKTRKIQKIQRMLLSVNPILVVNAFIAGWAPTNLSYFTGGLYVALLFNGYIKNRFLAWWRKYAYVFSAAMDTGIALSGIIIFFAVQYNDYSISWWGNNVIAEGLDYNGVPPPPLPDVGYFGPGPDHYP